A window of the Chloroflexus sp. Y-396-1 genome harbors these coding sequences:
- a CDS encoding response regulator transcription factor: MQDELTNQPTILVIDDEASIRNVAKAYLEHAGYRVLCATTGPEGLQMALDHQPDLIVLDLMLPGMDGMEITARLRERSDVYILMLTARSDEMDRVAGLRVGADDYLTKPFSPRELVARVEAILRRQRGKTTKGSLMRFAHLEIDPDAREARAAGQLLDLTPTEFDLLLALARNHNRVLSREDLIDKVWGADFYGTDRVVDVYISQLRRKIESVTGENVIRTARGVGYRFVDPPR, encoded by the coding sequence ATGCAAGACGAACTCACAAATCAACCGACGATCTTGGTAATCGATGACGAAGCCAGCATTCGGAATGTCGCGAAAGCCTATCTCGAACACGCTGGTTATCGCGTCTTGTGTGCGACCACCGGCCCAGAAGGCTTACAGATGGCGCTCGATCATCAACCCGATCTCATTGTCCTTGACCTGATGCTGCCCGGTATGGACGGTATGGAGATCACGGCCCGACTGCGCGAACGCTCAGACGTGTATATCCTTATGTTGACGGCCCGCAGCGACGAGATGGATCGAGTGGCCGGTTTGCGCGTCGGCGCCGATGATTACCTTACCAAACCGTTCAGCCCGCGCGAACTGGTTGCCAGGGTAGAGGCGATTTTACGTCGGCAACGGGGCAAAACGACCAAAGGTTCACTTATGCGCTTTGCCCACCTCGAAATCGATCCCGATGCACGTGAAGCACGTGCTGCCGGTCAGCTCCTCGACCTGACTCCCACCGAATTCGATCTCTTGCTGGCCCTAGCTCGTAACCACAATCGCGTGCTTAGCCGCGAGGACTTGATCGATAAGGTGTGGGGCGCCGATTTCTACGGTACCGATCGCGTGGTTGACGTGTACATTAGTCAACTGCGACGTAAGATTGAGTCAGTCACCGGCGAAAACGTCATCCGTACTGCGCGTGGCGTCGGCTACCGATTCGTCGACCCACCACGCTAA
- a CDS encoding CpsD/CapB family tyrosine-protein kinase encodes MIVTSSPEQVLITLREPASAAAEAYRTLRTNILFSSLDKPIHTLLLTSAEQTPEKSLTAANLAVTMAQAEQRVLLVDCDLRQPMLHTIFGLSNEQGLTSAILDQEAPLALQPTEVPGLSLLPSGPLPPRPADLLGSRRMEGLLNRLRQAADIVIFDTPPVHTFTDALVLATRVDGVLLVIQAGRSRRDRVREARQKLEKVKANLLGVVLSGARI; translated from the coding sequence ATGATAGTGACCTCGTCGCCTGAGCAGGTACTGATTACCCTGCGCGAACCGGCTTCTGCTGCTGCGGAAGCATATCGTACCCTGCGCACCAATATCCTGTTTTCAAGCCTTGATAAACCTATTCACACCCTTTTACTGACTTCCGCCGAACAAACACCCGAAAAGAGCCTGACCGCAGCAAATCTTGCGGTCACGATGGCCCAGGCCGAACAACGTGTTCTCTTGGTCGATTGCGATCTGCGTCAACCGATGCTTCATACCATCTTCGGCCTCTCAAACGAGCAAGGTCTTACCAGTGCCATTCTCGATCAAGAGGCGCCACTGGCGCTTCAACCAACCGAGGTTCCAGGGTTAAGCCTCTTACCCAGCGGGCCTCTCCCTCCACGTCCCGCCGACCTACTTGGTTCGCGCCGCATGGAAGGGTTACTCAACCGTCTGCGCCAGGCCGCCGATATTGTGATCTTCGACACGCCACCGGTACACACCTTTACCGATGCGCTCGTGCTGGCGACTCGTGTCGACGGCGTATTACTCGTTATCCAAGCCGGTCGCTCACGGCGGGATCGGGTGCGCGAGGCACGCCAAAAACTCGAAAAAGTCAAAGCCAATCTACTCGGTGTTGTTCTCAGCGGCGCCCGTATCTGA
- a CDS encoding glycosyltransferase, whose protein sequence is MRVALVHDYLNQYGGAERVLEALHELFPAAPVYTSIFDPSSMPATYQNWDIRTSFMQHLPAWRSQFRRYVALYPTAFERFDLSGYDLIISSSSAFAKGVIPRPGALHICYCHTPMRFAWRTDDYVAREQINGIQAKLLPFILNYLRIWDTVSANRVDLFVANSHEVAGRIARYYRRPAMVIPPPVDLPPYEPQPPEEFYLAGGRLIPYKRLELAIEAFNHLRLPLKIFGDGRDRARLERMAGPNIEFLGWVDEATRLDLFARCRAFIFPGEEDFGITPLEVLATGRPVIAYAAGGALETLIDGVTGRFFYQPTAAALAAAVALSRTDQIDPIVLRRHAEGFSRERFLEAFRSFVDKALSAQREGRLFEFEQSLLDRRYLPA, encoded by the coding sequence ATGCGGGTCGCTCTCGTGCACGATTATCTCAACCAGTACGGCGGCGCTGAGCGGGTGCTCGAAGCGCTGCATGAGCTTTTCCCGGCTGCGCCGGTGTACACATCGATCTTCGATCCCAGTTCAATGCCGGCTACATACCAGAACTGGGATATTCGCACCTCATTTATGCAACACCTGCCGGCATGGCGTTCTCAGTTTCGGCGTTATGTCGCGCTCTATCCCACCGCTTTCGAGCGATTCGACCTAAGCGGCTACGATCTGATTATCAGTAGTTCGAGCGCTTTTGCCAAGGGTGTCATTCCGCGTCCCGGAGCACTCCACATCTGCTATTGTCACACACCGATGCGTTTTGCCTGGCGCACCGACGACTACGTAGCCCGTGAGCAGATCAACGGGATCCAAGCCAAGCTCTTACCGTTCATCCTCAACTACCTGCGGATCTGGGATACAGTCAGTGCGAATCGAGTCGATCTCTTTGTCGCTAACTCGCACGAAGTTGCCGGACGGATAGCCCGTTATTACCGCCGACCGGCAATGGTTATTCCACCACCAGTCGATCTGCCACCCTACGAACCACAACCACCCGAAGAGTTTTATCTGGCCGGCGGTCGTCTGATCCCGTACAAACGACTGGAATTGGCTATAGAGGCGTTTAACCATCTCCGTCTCCCCTTAAAAATCTTTGGTGATGGCCGCGACCGCGCCCGCCTTGAACGTATGGCTGGACCTAATATCGAATTTTTAGGCTGGGTCGATGAAGCTACGCGCCTCGATCTGTTTGCTCGCTGCCGTGCCTTCATCTTTCCCGGCGAAGAAGATTTCGGTATCACCCCCCTTGAAGTGCTGGCCACGGGTCGACCGGTCATTGCCTACGCCGCTGGTGGTGCGCTCGAAACGCTGATCGATGGTGTGACCGGACGCTTCTTCTACCAGCCCACTGCCGCAGCATTGGCTGCTGCCGTCGCTCTCTCCCGCACCGATCAGATTGATCCGATAGTGCTGCGCCGCCATGCCGAAGGCTTTAGTCGTGAACGTTTCCTCGAAGCGTTTCGCTCCTTCGTCGATAAGGCGTTAAGCGCCCAACGTGAAGGTCGCCTCTTTGAGTTTGAACAGAGTCTGCTTGATCGACGATACTTGCCAGCGTAG
- a CDS encoding cell wall metabolism sensor histidine kinase WalK, with protein sequence MRFWRQLRWQIIGAQMLVVIVGVVTLSLTANILIEQTIPTEQVKPVRTAVIQALTVAALAATIAGLSTSLLLVQIILRSLRSIARSSQRIAAGRYDERVEVPASDELRAVAESFNQMAEALEQIEQRRITMIGNVAHELRTPLAGIEGYLEGLIDGVLPNTADTFLDMKQEVRRLRRLVDDLQTLSRVEAGQISLHFTTFDINDVIRHVVGQIQPQVLDSCLQMQFASHEQPLLVHADPDRVAQILLNLLGNAVRYTPEGGCITIRSVHTNDEVQVIVEDTGIGIAAEHLPFIFERFYRADPSRARTSGGSGIGLTISRHLAWAMGGDIRTASAGPGKGSTFTLSLPRAG encoded by the coding sequence ATGCGCTTTTGGCGACAACTTCGCTGGCAAATCATCGGTGCTCAAATGTTGGTGGTGATCGTTGGCGTTGTGACCCTCAGCCTCACTGCCAACATCCTGATCGAACAAACCATCCCAACTGAGCAGGTCAAACCTGTGCGCACCGCTGTTATTCAGGCGTTGACCGTAGCTGCTCTGGCAGCCACAATTGCTGGTCTGAGCACCAGCCTCCTGTTGGTTCAGATTATCTTACGTTCACTACGCAGCATTGCCCGGAGCAGTCAACGTATTGCCGCCGGACGTTACGACGAGCGCGTTGAGGTGCCAGCCAGTGATGAGTTACGTGCTGTCGCCGAGAGCTTCAACCAGATGGCCGAGGCGCTAGAACAGATCGAGCAGCGCCGCATCACCATGATCGGCAATGTAGCCCACGAACTGCGCACACCACTCGCCGGCATTGAAGGCTACCTGGAGGGCTTGATCGATGGCGTACTGCCCAACACCGCTGACACCTTTCTCGACATGAAGCAAGAAGTGCGTCGCCTGCGCCGCCTGGTCGATGATCTTCAGACTCTCTCGCGGGTGGAAGCCGGTCAGATCTCGCTCCATTTTACGACCTTCGATATTAATGACGTCATTCGGCATGTGGTTGGTCAAATTCAACCCCAGGTGCTCGATAGCTGTCTACAGATGCAATTTGCTTCTCACGAACAACCCCTGCTGGTTCACGCTGATCCCGACCGTGTAGCGCAGATTCTGCTCAATCTCCTTGGGAATGCAGTACGCTATACTCCTGAAGGCGGTTGCATTACTATTCGTTCAGTGCATACCAACGACGAAGTACAGGTCATTGTAGAAGATACCGGGATTGGTATCGCCGCCGAACATCTCCCCTTCATTTTTGAGCGTTTCTACCGAGCCGACCCCTCACGCGCTCGTACCAGCGGTGGTAGTGGTATTGGGCTGACCATTTCTCGCCATCTGGCGTGGGCAATGGGCGGCGACATCCGTACTGCCAGCGCTGGCCCTGGCAAAGGCAGTACTTTTACTCTCTCTTTACCACGAGCTGGGTAG
- a CDS encoding YveK family protein produces MEIRDYVNILVKRWWVIILTAIAAVVGAYVISKLLPQTFRSQAVYLVLANQADNGLNIVLRNSMNSYRELVMQPSVLDQISQQIGLDISGERLMEDVNIQPRPDEQKIVIEVDLPRLDQSQALADAVGERIVAEVNRINATLEGTARINVTRIQPARLVEIRPNTRINMLAGAILGLIVGLVLAFVLEYLDDTLKTSEDVERFVGLPTLGAIPLTER; encoded by the coding sequence ATGGAAATCCGCGACTATGTAAATATCTTGGTCAAACGCTGGTGGGTCATTATCCTCACCGCCATTGCAGCCGTGGTTGGCGCATACGTGATTAGCAAACTGCTGCCGCAAACGTTTCGCTCACAGGCGGTCTATCTCGTGCTGGCGAATCAGGCCGACAACGGCCTCAATATTGTGCTACGCAACTCGATGAATAGCTATCGCGAGCTGGTGATGCAACCGAGCGTTCTCGATCAGATCAGCCAACAGATCGGGTTGGATATAAGCGGCGAACGGTTGATGGAAGACGTCAACATTCAACCGCGCCCCGATGAGCAAAAGATCGTGATCGAGGTCGATTTGCCACGGCTCGATCAGTCGCAGGCCCTAGCCGATGCAGTGGGGGAACGAATTGTCGCTGAAGTGAACCGGATTAACGCCACCCTCGAAGGTACTGCCCGGATCAACGTGACCCGGATTCAGCCGGCCCGCCTGGTTGAAATTCGTCCTAATACGCGCATTAATATGCTGGCCGGTGCAATTCTGGGCCTGATCGTTGGTCTGGTGCTGGCTTTTGTGCTCGAATATCTTGACGATACACTGAAAACGTCTGAAGACGTTGAACGCTTTGTTGGTTTGCCGACATTAGGCGCCATTCCCTTAACTGAGCGGTAG